The window CTTCAGCTCCTTTATCAAGGCCATACCGGTCTGGATTAAGGACAAGATCTGGCTGAAGGATCATATCGCGAGGGATCTGGGCTACGAAGGCACGATACTTTTTCCCGAGCACCACGAGTCCCACGCGGCCTCGGCCTTTTACCCGTCGCCTTTTCAGAAGGCCGCCTTTTTGACGATTGACGGCGTGGGGGAGTGGAGCACCACGAGCTACGGCGTGGGCGAGGGCAATCACCTCGATATCCTGGGCGAAATCCATTTTCCCCACTCGCTGGGGCTGCTCTATTCGGCTTTCACCTACTACACCGGCTTCAAGGTGAACTCCGGCGAGTACAAGGTCATGGGCCTAGCGCCCTATGGCGAGCCGAAATATGTACGGCAGATTCTGGATGAACTCATCGATCTGAAGGAAGACGGGTCCTTCCAGATGAACATGAATTACTTCAATTACTGCGCGGGGTTGACCATGACCAACGCCCGTTTCGATGCCCTTTTCGGCGGCCCCCCGCGCAAACCGGAATCGCCCCTCACCCAGCGGGAGATGGATCTGGCGAGGTCCGTGCAGGAGGTGACCGAAGAAGCCATGCTCCGCATGGGTCGGCACGTTCACGCCGAGACGGGCTGCGACAACCTGTGCCTCGCGGGCGGCGTTGCGCTGAACTGCGTAGCCAATGGCCGACTGCTGCGCGAAGGGCCCTACAAGGGCATCTGGATCCAGCCCGCCGCAGGCGATGCGGGCGGGGCCCTGGGCGCCGCCCTCCATGCCTGGCACCAGTACAAGGGCGAGCCACGCACGGCGGACGGCGTGAAGGATTCCCAGTCCGGCTCCTACCTGGGCCCGCGCTATTCCAGCGAGTCGATTCGCGCATTTCTGGACAAGCAAGGGTATCCGTATACCCGGCTGGAGGAAGCGGCTCTGGCGGAGACCGTGGCGGGCCATCTGGCCAAGGAGAACGTCATCGGCTGGTTTCAGGGGCGCATGGAGTTCGGCCCCCGGGCACTGGGCGGTCGCTCCATCCTGGGCGATGCCCGCTCGCCGAAGATGCAGGAGACGATGAACCTCAAGATCAAGTTTCGCGAGAGCTTTCGTCCCTTTGCACCCTCCGTGCTCGCCGAAGATGTCGCCGAGTACTTCGAGATGGACGGCGAGAGCCCCTACATGCTGCTGGTGGCCAACGTGCGCGAAGCGTTGCGCAAGGCGATGACCCCGGAAGAGCAGGCCCTCTTCGGCATCGAAAAGTTGAACGTGAGCCGTTCCACGATCCCCGCCGTGACCCATGTGGACTACTCGGCGCGCATCCAGACGGTGCACGAGGATACCAACCCGCGCTATTACCGACTGCTGAGGGCCTTCAAGGCGCAGACGGGCTGTTCGGTGCTCATCAATACGTCCTTTAACGTGCGCGGCGAGCCCATCGTGGGTACCCCAGAAGATGCCTACCGTTGCTTCATGCGTACGGACATGGACTATCTCGTGCTGGAAGACTGTATACTTGAGAAGGCCGCCCAGCCCGCCCTCAAGGGGGATTCGGATTGGCGGAAAGAATTCCAGCTCGATTGAGATGGTGGAGACGGTGAACCGAGAATGGACGCGAAACGGGAACTCCATGAAGTCTGCCGTAACTTGTGAGTTCTCGTCCCAAACAGTCCTCTACTTGTGCAGTCTCTTGCGGTCGCCCCGTTGCAAAGAGAAAGTGTCCTGAACGTGACGATACCCCGTAGCGAAGACATCGCAAAGCTTCTCGACCAGCTCGATTCGTGTATCGCGGACGACCTGGAGTCGCAGTGGCTGGATTTCAAGCCCTGGGAGGGCGCGAAGGATTCCATGCGCGTGGCGGTGGAGTATGCGGTGTGTTTTGCAAACGCGGGCGGTGGCGTGGTGGTGTTTGGTGTCGCCGATCAGGTGCGTGGTCGCGCGGCGGCGATTCATGGGGTCGGCAACTATGATATCGACGTGTGGAAGCGGGGCATCTTCGATGCCACCCGTCCGAATCTCGCGGTGGAGATCGACGAGATTGCGGTATCGGAAGGTACGGGCCGCTTGCTGGTGCTGCGGGTGCCCAGAGGCGCCCACCCGCCTTATGGAACGGCCAGGGGCTATTTCACGCAGCGCATCGGCAAGAACTGCATGCCCATGGACTCCCAGGGCTTTGCGCGATCACAGGTGGCTTCCGGGGCGGTGGATTGGAGCGGTCAGCCCGCCGAGGGCCTCACGCTGGAAGACCTGGATCCGGTGGAGATCGCTCGAGGGCGCAACATCGTCAAGCGACTTCGTGCATCGTCCGAGCTGTCGAAAATGAACGACGCGGAATTCCTGCAGGCCCTCGGGGCCTTGCGCCAGGGAAAGGTCGCTCGGGCGGGCCTTCTGCTATTTGGCCGGGATGAGGTGTTGCAGTCGGTGTGCCCCCAGCACCAGGTGCACTACGTATACGAAGGGGCCAACAACAGCATTCTGCGAAACGATTCGTACCAATGCGGGCTATTGCAGATTCTGGATCGGATCGAGCAGGCCTTCACTGGTCCGTCGAATCCGGAGCAGGAGCTGACGACGGGGCTCTTCAAGCTGCGCGTGCCCGCGTTTTCCATCGAGGTGGTTCGCGAGGCCATATTGAACGCGGTGACCCACCGGGATTACTCCGATCCGGGCGAGGTCCTCCTGCGGCACAAGCGCCAGGAGATCGCGATCACCAATCCGGGTGGCTTCCTGGGGAATATCACGCCCCGGAACATTCTCCGTCAGGAACCCGTGGCGCGAAACCGGGCTTTGGCGGAGGCGCTGCAGAAACTGGGGCTGGTGGAGCGCGCGGGCATCGGGCGGCAACGCATTTTCATGCCGCCCCTCTCCTTTGGCAAGCGGATCCCGATCTACGAGACCGATGGCACTCGGGTGACGCTGAGGGTGTATGATGGCGCCTTCGACGAAGGCATGGCGCTGCTGGTGGCCAAGTGGCGCGGCGATGGTCGCGATGTGGACCTCGACACGTTGCTGATTCTGACCTACCTGCGGGATAACGCGTTCATCGATACGGCGGCGGCGGCGGACTTGTTGCAGGTATCGCGGGAACAGGCGCGGACGGTCCTGGATCAGCATGCATTGCCAAAGACCGGCTTCCTGGAACGCCGTGGCAGGACGAAGGCGGCGACCTATCATCTGAACAAAGCTGTTTCCGGGGATATGCACGGCAAAGCGGCGTATACCCACAGCAAGGGTATTGCCTCGATTCGCTATCCGGAACTTGTCAGGCAATTTATTGAGGACCATGGCTCGATTACCCCGAGGGAATGCCGAGAGCTTCTGGGGCTTGGAGAGTCAGGAACAGCGCGGGTTGAGGTATCCCGATTGCTGAAGAGTTGGTCAGGTGAGGGAGGGTGGTTGAAGCGTGTTGGCCAGACGGCCTCATCGCGCTATGTTCCAACCCAGCCTCAGGAAGAAGAACCATAGGATATCAGCGTTTTTACTATGATTGGGTAGCATCAGTATCTTTTAGCATCATTTAGCGAAACCAGCGATTAGCCTTGTCTCTTTGATGTGTCATACGCATAAGATGCTGTAAATAAACGTGTTAAGTTTGAAAAAATCTTTTAGCAATCTTTTAGCAACCTATTATCAACCGGGACTACACAGTGCCACAATCGACCTCACTCACCCGTTCCCAAGCTCTCTTACGTAGGGGTTTAAGGCCAAACCGCATCTGAGGAATTTTCCCCATGTTGTTGCAGGAACTGAAAGAGATCAAGAGCGGTCGACACGAGCGCCACCAGTTTGGCCTTGTGATCGCCTGTGCCGCACTGCTGTTCGGCGGCATTCTTGCCTGGCGCAAAGGGGTCTATCCGGGCTTCTTCATCGTCGCATTCTTGTGCCTGGCGCCGGTGATCGTCGACAAGATCTTCAAGACCGACACCTCGATCATCCTCTGGCCCTTTCAGAAGGTCTGGATGGCGATTGCCGTGGTGATGGGTTCCATAATGTCGCGCATCATCCTGGGACTTTTTTTCTTTGGTGTGTTTACCGTGGTGCGTGGATTGAACGATTTATTCGGCAAGCCCCTGCTGGATCGCGCGTGGGCTCCGGGTTCAAAGTCGAGCTACTGGATTCATCGCGAGCGCGGGTCGTATACGCCCGAGCGAAGCGAGAAGCAATATTGATTCGGGTGGGTAGTTGGTCTCAAGGGACCAAAAATCCATACGACCCATAAGACCCATCGGCTGCTCAAAGCCGAACCACCGGTTGGAAAGAAAACATGGCAAAATCATCCATCATCCGCGAGCTCTGGGAGTTCGCGAAGGTCCGCAAAAAATGGTGGCTCGGGCCCATCATCTTGTTCATGGTGCTATTCGGCGCGCTCATCGTAATCGCCAAGGGCTCCGCCGTCGCCCCCTTTATCTACACGCTCTTCTAACCTTAGGTTCGGAGCGATCGGAGTGTCATGACGAACCTGGAGCACTTCCTGCGGCGCAATGAGTTCGTGCTGCTGCCCAGCCTGCACCGCTGGTGCGTGTGGCTCATCGGATTCCGCGTCACGCTGGCGGGCTGGATCGTGTTCTTCGGTTGGTTTCTAACCGCCGCCATGGGCGTGGACAATATCGATCGGCCCGTCTACGTGGTCGTTTGCGCCTGGACCGCGCCGGGCGTCATTGCCTTTGCGCTGGGCTGGCTCTTCCGACCCCGTGTTGAGATCCGGGCGGAGCACCCCGGCCGTGGCGCCGTCGGCCAGCCCCTCGCGATCCGCTGTGGCGTGCACAACCCCCGGCGCCGCCCGCAGTTTTCCCTGGGGCTGGGCTTCTTTTTTCTCCCTATCGAATTTGAACGGGGCGACCACCCTCCCGTGCTGGACGCCATAGGGCCCGGCGAAACGGTTTACAGCACGGTATCGCTGACT is drawn from Candidatus Hydrogenedentota bacterium and contains these coding sequences:
- a CDS encoding carbamoyltransferase, whose translation is MNILGISAYYHDSAACLVRDGRIVAAAQEERFTRIKHDQAFPARAIEWCLEEAGLEAKDLDFVAFYDKPFLKFERILQTHLAYAPQGFSSFIKAIPVWIKDKIWLKDHIARDLGYEGTILFPEHHESHAASAFYPSPFQKAAFLTIDGVGEWSTTSYGVGEGNHLDILGEIHFPHSLGLLYSAFTYYTGFKVNSGEYKVMGLAPYGEPKYVRQILDELIDLKEDGSFQMNMNYFNYCAGLTMTNARFDALFGGPPRKPESPLTQREMDLARSVQEVTEEAMLRMGRHVHAETGCDNLCLAGGVALNCVANGRLLREGPYKGIWIQPAAGDAGGALGAALHAWHQYKGEPRTADGVKDSQSGSYLGPRYSSESIRAFLDKQGYPYTRLEEAALAETVAGHLAKENVIGWFQGRMEFGPRALGGRSILGDARSPKMQETMNLKIKFRESFRPFAPSVLAEDVAEYFEMDGESPYMLLVANVREALRKAMTPEEQALFGIEKLNVSRSTIPAVTHVDYSARIQTVHEDTNPRYYRLLRAFKAQTGCSVLINTSFNVRGEPIVGTPEDAYRCFMRTDMDYLVLEDCILEKAAQPALKGDSDWRKEFQLD
- a CDS encoding putative DNA binding domain-containing protein: MTIPRSEDIAKLLDQLDSCIADDLESQWLDFKPWEGAKDSMRVAVEYAVCFANAGGGVVVFGVADQVRGRAAAIHGVGNYDIDVWKRGIFDATRPNLAVEIDEIAVSEGTGRLLVLRVPRGAHPPYGTARGYFTQRIGKNCMPMDSQGFARSQVASGAVDWSGQPAEGLTLEDLDPVEIARGRNIVKRLRASSELSKMNDAEFLQALGALRQGKVARAGLLLFGRDEVLQSVCPQHQVHYVYEGANNSILRNDSYQCGLLQILDRIEQAFTGPSNPEQELTTGLFKLRVPAFSIEVVREAILNAVTHRDYSDPGEVLLRHKRQEIAITNPGGFLGNITPRNILRQEPVARNRALAEALQKLGLVERAGIGRQRIFMPPLSFGKRIPIYETDGTRVTLRVYDGAFDEGMALLVAKWRGDGRDVDLDTLLILTYLRDNAFIDTAAAADLLQVSREQARTVLDQHALPKTGFLERRGRTKAATYHLNKAVSGDMHGKAAYTHSKGIASIRYPELVRQFIEDHGSITPRECRELLGLGESGTARVEVSRLLKSWSGEGGWLKRVGQTASSRYVPTQPQEEEP